In Kordia antarctica, the following proteins share a genomic window:
- a CDS encoding sensor histidine kinase has product MKNKITILIIASIATLIALSGIQAYLIENAYQLKKKSFIQETDNAISDIDNHPELDSLVDILGDDLRTNLGDYENKRITKAEVIGRLKMKGDSINAAYMERYNKELRAIDLGYKIRYKRQLTSIIVFNRKENDTIFSSSKRKGLVILGEDFQNEDSHVIKSARTFTEFDFIIQENDSVFTNTFDVELKTKDVILITDWKSIVFRRMASLMIFSVLLFLFVVGLFYYSIKTLINQKKITEIKTDFINNITHELKTPLATLSVASKSLKNAEIRNSAEAFDNTLNIVDRQNTRLQKLIDQVLTNSLSAKEIVLSKDVVTDNEYFNDLISDFKLSTQQPALSIINKVCSQEVLLRIDTFHFTTALFNILENAVKYGTDETEITIETSLKSNEYCIKISDNGEGISIKDQSQIFDKFYRVSHGNVHNVKGLGLGLYYTSQIVNAHQGKITVQSELQQGTTFTITIPIN; this is encoded by the coding sequence ATGAAAAACAAAATCACCATATTAATTATTGCATCGATTGCTACGCTAATTGCCTTATCGGGAATTCAGGCATATTTAATTGAAAACGCCTATCAATTAAAAAAGAAGTCCTTTATACAGGAAACGGATAATGCGATTTCTGATATTGATAATCATCCTGAATTGGATTCGTTAGTGGATATTTTGGGCGATGATTTACGCACCAATTTAGGCGATTACGAAAATAAACGTATTACGAAAGCGGAAGTAATTGGCAGGCTTAAAATGAAAGGCGACAGTATTAATGCTGCGTATATGGAACGCTATAACAAAGAATTAAGGGCGATTGATTTAGGTTATAAAATTCGATATAAGCGCCAATTGACAAGTATTATTGTGTTTAATAGAAAGGAAAACGACACTATTTTTTCTTCCTCAAAACGGAAAGGTTTGGTTATTTTGGGGGAAGATTTTCAGAATGAAGATTCGCATGTAATTAAAAGTGCGCGCACGTTTACAGAGTTTGATTTTATAATTCAAGAAAACGACAGCGTGTTTACAAATACGTTTGATGTGGAACTGAAAACGAAAGATGTAATTTTAATTACTGACTGGAAAAGTATTGTTTTTCGCCGAATGGCAAGCTTGATGATTTTTTCTGTATTGCTGTTTCTGTTTGTGGTTGGATTGTTTTATTATTCGATTAAAACGCTAATCAATCAGAAGAAAATTACGGAGATTAAAACCGATTTCATTAATAATATTACGCACGAATTAAAAACGCCACTTGCCACATTAAGCGTAGCTTCAAAAAGCTTGAAGAATGCCGAAATTAGAAATTCTGCGGAAGCATTTGACAATACTTTAAATATTGTAGACAGACAGAATACACGTTTGCAGAAGTTGATAGATCAAGTATTGACCAATAGTTTAAGTGCGAAAGAGATTGTATTGTCCAAAGATGTTGTTACTGACAATGAATACTTTAATGATTTAATTTCCGATTTTAAACTCTCCACACAACAACCAGCATTGAGCATTATAAATAAAGTGTGTTCACAAGAAGTGTTGCTTCGCATAGATACGTTTCATTTTACAACCGCATTGTTTAATATTTTGGAAAATGCTGTAAAATACGGAACTGATGAAACAGAAATTACGATTGAAACTTCGCTGAAAAGCAACGAATATTGCATTAAAATTAGTGACAATGGAGAAGGAATTTCTATAAAAGATCAGTCACAAATATTTGATAAATTTTATAGAGTAAGTCACGGAAATGTACACAATGTAAAAGGACTTGGTTTAGGATTGTATTATACAAGTCAGATTGTAAATGCGCATCAAGGAAAAATTACGGTGCAAAGCGAATTACAACAAGGAACGACGTTTACTATAACAATACCAATTAACTAA
- the hflX gene encoding GTPase HflX, whose amino-acid sequence MIEKKTIAYERTILIGVITKEQDETKSEEYLDELEFLTYTAGGEVIKRFTQKMEVPNPKTFIGTGKIEEVQQFVNANDIGSVIFDDELSPGQQRNIERLLKCKIIDRTGLILDIFAQRAQTSYARTQVELAQYQYLLPRLTGLWTHLERQRGGIGMRGPGETEIETDRRIVRDKIVLLKNKMKTIDKQMAVQRGNRGALIRVALVGYTNVGKSTLMNVVSKSDVFAENKLFATLDTTVRKVVIGNLPFLLSDTVGFIRKLPTQLVDSFKSTLDEVREADLLLHVVDISHPNFEDHIESVNQILGEIKSADKPTIMVFNKIDAFTHETIDSDDLVTERTNAHNTLDDWKRTWMNSSAEDVLFISAINKENLNDFKRKVYNVVREIHITRFPYNNFLYPDYEEIE is encoded by the coding sequence ATGATAGAAAAGAAAACCATTGCATACGAGCGTACTATATTAATAGGAGTGATTACAAAAGAGCAAGATGAAACCAAGTCTGAAGAGTATTTGGACGAACTTGAGTTTTTGACATATACTGCTGGTGGGGAAGTTATAAAGCGATTTACGCAAAAAATGGAAGTTCCGAATCCAAAAACATTTATTGGAACAGGAAAAATAGAAGAAGTACAGCAATTTGTAAATGCAAATGATATTGGTTCTGTTATTTTTGATGATGAATTATCACCAGGACAACAGCGAAATATTGAACGTTTACTAAAATGTAAAATTATAGATAGAACTGGATTGATTCTAGACATTTTTGCACAACGCGCGCAAACAAGTTATGCACGCACGCAAGTAGAATTGGCACAATATCAATACTTATTACCACGATTAACAGGTTTATGGACACACTTGGAACGTCAACGAGGTGGAATTGGAATGCGTGGACCTGGAGAAACAGAAATTGAGACAGATAGACGTATTGTACGCGATAAGATTGTTTTATTGAAAAATAAAATGAAAACTATTGACAAGCAAATGGCGGTACAACGTGGAAACAGAGGCGCATTAATTCGGGTTGCTTTGGTTGGATATACCAATGTTGGAAAATCTACCTTAATGAATGTGGTTAGTAAAAGTGATGTATTTGCCGAAAATAAACTATTTGCAACGTTAGATACAACAGTTCGTAAAGTGGTGATTGGAAATCTTCCGTTTTTGTTAAGTGATACGGTAGGATTCATCAGAAAATTGCCAACACAATTAGTAGATTCTTTCAAAAGCACCTTGGATGAAGTGCGCGAAGCAGATTTATTATTACACGTTGTAGATATTTCTCATCCTAATTTTGAAGATCATATTGAATCTGTCAATCAGATTTTAGGCGAAATTAAAAGTGCTGACAAACCAACGATTATGGTTTTCAATAAAATTGATGCGTTTACACATGAAACGATTGATTCGGACGATTTAGTTACGGAAAGAACAAACGCACATAATACCTTGGATGACTGGAAACGAACATGGATGAATTCTTCCGCAGAAGATGTATTATTCATTTCAGCCATTAACAAAGAAAACCTAAACGATTTTAAGCGTAAAGTATATAATGTAGTGCGTGAAATTCACATCACACGCTTTCCATATAACAATTTCTTGTATCCTGATTACGAAGAAATAGAATAA
- a CDS encoding response regulator transcription factor: protein MKKTKVLLAEDDYDFGSILKQYLLIHNFEVTWAKDGKEALDFFTADEHQHENAFAICVFDVMMPKLDGFSLAEKVIQHNPEIPFIFLTAKKMKEDKIRGLKLGADDYIVKPFEADILVLRLQNILKRTQKTIISSKNEHEYAIGQYVFDTVNYQLKFNGETQRITEKEAQLIQFFYDNKNQLIKREDVLENVWGTDDFFSGRSMDVFISRLRKYFKKDANIAIESTRGVGLTFKIINN, encoded by the coding sequence ATGAAAAAAACCAAAGTTTTACTCGCAGAAGACGATTATGATTTCGGAAGTATTTTGAAACAATACTTACTAATTCACAATTTTGAAGTCACTTGGGCAAAAGACGGAAAGGAAGCGTTGGATTTTTTTACAGCAGACGAACATCAGCATGAAAACGCATTTGCTATTTGTGTGTTTGATGTAATGATGCCAAAATTGGATGGTTTTTCGTTAGCCGAAAAAGTGATTCAACACAACCCAGAAATTCCGTTTATCTTTTTGACAGCCAAGAAGATGAAAGAAGATAAAATTCGAGGATTAAAACTCGGAGCCGACGATTATATTGTCAAACCATTTGAAGCCGATATTTTAGTTTTACGCTTACAAAACATACTGAAACGAACGCAAAAAACAATCATTTCATCAAAAAACGAACACGAATACGCGATTGGACAGTATGTTTTTGACACCGTAAATTATCAATTGAAATTCAATGGAGAAACTCAGCGAATTACTGAAAAAGAAGCGCAACTGATTCAGTTTTTCTATGACAATAAAAACCAACTAATAAAACGAGAAGACGTTCTCGAAAATGTTTGGGGAACTGACGATTTCTTTTCTGGAAGAAGCATGGATGTTTTTATCAGCCGACTTCGGAAATATTTTAAGAAAGATGCTAACATTGCCATAGAAAGCACTCGTGGTGTTGGACTGACTTTTAAGATCATCAACAATTAA
- a CDS encoding endonuclease/exonuclease/phosphatase family protein, which yields MEKKDTLNKYHTIAFYNLENLFDTIDDKHKLDDDFLPEAARNWTPKRYDKKIYKLGSAITSFGSEDTTNVPVLIGVAEVENKKVMNDLVSSKPLAEFKYDFVHYNSPDERGIDVGLLYQKEHFEVIYSESIPILLYTEDGVRDFTRDTLYVKGLLNGEAIHVFVNHWSSRRQGANETSHKRIKAAQTVKSKINEIKAAENDPHIIIMGDFNDDPTSESIQNHLMDTELYNPMLKLLTIYKGSASYRGEWNLFDQIIFSTNFFDYKKGTHSFASADIFDEDFLTIWKGKYKGNPFRTYAGKKYLGGYSDHFPVYIKLKFNV from the coding sequence ATGGAGAAAAAAGACACCCTAAATAAGTATCACACAATTGCATTTTACAATCTTGAAAACTTGTTTGATACTATTGATGATAAGCATAAACTTGACGATGATTTTCTGCCAGAAGCAGCTCGTAATTGGACTCCAAAACGCTACGACAAGAAAATTTACAAACTAGGTTCTGCCATTACAAGTTTTGGTTCAGAAGACACAACTAATGTACCTGTATTAATAGGTGTTGCTGAGGTTGAAAATAAAAAAGTGATGAACGATCTTGTGAGTTCAAAGCCACTTGCTGAATTTAAGTATGATTTTGTGCATTACAATTCGCCTGACGAACGTGGAATTGATGTTGGATTACTATATCAAAAAGAACACTTTGAGGTAATTTATTCAGAATCGATCCCTATCCTATTATATACTGAAGATGGCGTACGCGATTTTACACGAGATACATTATATGTAAAAGGGTTATTAAATGGGGAAGCTATTCACGTTTTTGTCAATCATTGGTCTTCCAGAAGACAAGGTGCTAATGAAACTTCACACAAACGTATCAAAGCGGCACAAACCGTTAAAAGTAAAATCAATGAAATAAAGGCAGCAGAAAATGATCCTCATATAATTATCATGGGCGATTTTAATGACGATCCGACAAGTGAAAGTATTCAAAACCACTTAATGGACACGGAGTTGTACAATCCGATGCTAAAACTATTGACTATATATAAAGGTAGCGCAAGTTATAGAGGCGAATGGAATTTATTTGATCAAATCATATTCTCTACAAATTTCTTCGATTATAAAAAAGGGACACATAGTTTTGCTTCCGCAGACATTTTTGATGAAGATTTCTTAACAATATGGAAAGGAAAATACAAAGGCAATCCTTTCCGAACGTATGCAGGTAAAAAATACCTTGGAGGTTACAGTGACCACTTTCCTGTCTATATAAAGTTAAAATTTAACGTGTAA